A section of the Macadamia integrifolia cultivar HAES 741 chromosome 9, SCU_Mint_v3, whole genome shotgun sequence genome encodes:
- the LOC122090144 gene encoding 3-ketoacyl-CoA synthase 11-like, with the protein MTEPTSQTPLMTPSSSRKLPDFKKSIKLKYVKLGYHYLITHGMFLFLSPLVVLIAAQLSTFSMQDILDIWDHLRFNLVSVILCSTLLVFLSTLYFLTRPRPVYLVNFSCYKPEDARKCTRQLFMEQTMSTGTFTQENLEFQRKILERSGLGQSTYLPEAVLRNPPNPSMTLARKEAEAVMFGALDQLLEKTKLKPKDIGILIVNCSLFNPTPSLSAMVINHYKLRGNIISYNLGGMGCSAGLISIDLAKDLLQVHPNSYALVISMENITLNWYVGNDRSMLVSNCLFRMGGAAILLSNKRSDRRRSKYQLVNTVRTHKGADDKCFSCVTQEEDSTGRVGVSLSKDLMAVAGDALKTNITTLGPLVLPMSEQFLFFGTLVGRKLLKMKIKPYIPDFKLAFEHFCIHAGGRAVLDELEKNLQLTDWHMEPSRMTLYRFGNTSSSSLWYELAYSEAKGRMKRGDRTWQIAFGSGFKCNSAVWKALRTINPAKEKNPWMDEIDQFPVIVPKVAHV; encoded by the coding sequence ATGACTGAACCAACATCACAGACACCTTTGATGACACCATCGTCTTCTCGAAAGCTTCCTGATTTCAAAAAATCCATAAAACTGAAGTATGTAAAGCTTGGGTACCATTACCTCATCACCCATGGAATGTTCCTCTTTCTATCCCCTCTTGTGGTCCTCATCGCAGCCCAGCTCTCCACATTCTCAATGCAAGACATCCTTGATATCTGGGACCATCTTCGATTCAACCTTGTTTCTGTGATCCTCTGCTCTACCCTGCTTGTTTTCCTCTCTACTCTCTACTTCCTCACCCGACCTCGACCGGTCTACCTTGTGAATTTCTCTTGTTACAAGCCAGAAGATGCTCGGAAATGCACAAGGCAGCTCTTTATGGAGCAAACAATGTCAACGGGAACGTTTACTCAGGAGAACCTTGAGTTCCAACGTAAGATCCTTGAAAGATCAGGTCTTGGCCAATCAACTTATCTCCCTGAGGCTGTTCTCAGAAATCCCCCGAACCCATCCATGACTTTGGCTAGAAAAGAAGCGGAGGCTGTGATGTTTGGTGCCCTGGATCAGCTCTTAGAAAAGACTAAACTGAAGCCGAAAGACATTGGTATCTTGATTGTCAATTGTAGCTTATTCAATCCAACTCCTTCTCTGTCTGCAATGGTGATCAACCATTACAAGCTCAGAGGGAACATAATTAGCTACAATCTTGGTGGGATGGGTTGCAGTGCTGGTTTGATATCCATTGACCTTGCAAAAGATCTTCTTCAAGTCCACCCCAATTCGTATGCTTTGGTAATCAGCATGGAGAACATCACATTAAACTGGTACGTCGGGAATGACCGATCTATGCTTGTTTCGAATTGCTTGTTCCGAATGGGAGGGGCTGCAATCTTGCTCTCAAACAAGAGATCCGACCGAAGAAGATCCAAATACCAATTGGTCAATACAGTCCGTACCCACAAAGGTGCCGATGATAAGTGTTTCTCTTGTGTTACCCAGGAAGAGGATTCGACCGGGAGAGTTGGAGTCTCTCTGTCAAAGGATCTCATGGCAGTTGCAGGGGATGCTCTGAAGACCAACATCACCACACTAGGCCCTCTTGTTCTGCCAATGTCTGAacagtttcttttctttggtaCATTGGTTGGGAGGAAGCTCCTCAAGATGAAGATCAAGCCCTACATCCCAGACTTCAAATTGGCCTTCGAGCATTTCTGCATCCATGCAGGAGGAAGAGCTGTATTGGATGAACTGGAGAAGAACTTGCAGCTCACTGACTGGCATATGGAGCCATCTAGGATGACTCTATACCGATTTGGTAACACCTCTAGcagctctctttggtatgaatTAGCCTATTCAGAGGCCAAGGGTAGGATGAAGAGGGGTGATAGAACATGGCAGATAGCCTTCGGTTCTGGGTTCAAGTGTAACAGTGCAGTCTGGAAGGCTCTGAGGACAATAAACCCAGCAAAGGAGAAGAACCCATGGATGGATGAGATAGATCAGTTTCCTGTGATTGTTCCGAAGGTTGCCCATGTGTAG